From the genome of Perca fluviatilis chromosome 1, GENO_Pfluv_1.0, whole genome shotgun sequence, one region includes:
- the LOC120563637 gene encoding NLR family CARD domain-containing protein 3-like — translation MGKRFSRTKDPETSQRAETQRGAGSTTVTAQDRSVIIAPQLSGVNVGGNLTVQVTQASSPDRTDETKAASPKNKENIQRCLKSFLEHTTKDLSQGTKEEESSTPLHKIYTELYIRRGGSGEVNSEHEVVNMECKRSSSEEKKIQVNDILQPLSNEENPPQRVLTKGIAGIGKSVAVQKFTHDWATGKANQTTDFIFPFTFRDLNLIKDKDWSLVTLIGHYFDEVKDLEEADYSESSVLFIFNGLDESQLPLDFNNNETCRDVTKTTTLDVLLTNLISGKLLHKASVWITSRPAAAAKIPPEIFHRVTEVRGFNDEQKEEYFQKKVSNQDMAQKISDHLQSKTQRSLYIMCHIPVFWWISATALQSLLTETEEEELPKTVTEMYTHFLIIQTKLKEYQEGETDKDVIMKFGKLAFEQLQKGNILFNEIEFKSCGIDLKQAAVNSGVCTQIIRKESGLHKQEIYSFIHLSVQEFLAALYVLETFLDRGENLLSSQTSVKVPSEKVQHPIFLLLQNAVDMALVSNNGQWDLFLRFLLGLSQDKNQELLQKQVGFKGRCPQSNQETINLIHEKIKKMSNSDNSINLFHCLNELGDQSLVKQVQKYQSSGDFGKLLPEHWSALAFQLLVSN, via the exons ATGGGAAAAAGGTTCAGCCGGACTAAAGATCCAGAGACATCACAGCGTG CTGAAACTCAGAGGGGAGCAGGAAGCACAACAGTCACCGCCCAGGATAGAAGTGTCATCATCGCACCTCAGTTAAGCGGTGTTAACGTTGGAGGGAATCTAACAGTCCAAGTCACGCAGG cCTCGTCTCCTGACAGGACAGACGAGACGAAAGCTGCTTCTCCCAAAAACAAAG AAAACATTCAAAGGTGCTTAAAATCTTTCCTTGAACATACAACTAAGGATCTGTCACAAGGAACAAAGGAAGAGGAATCATCGACTCCTTTACACAAGATCTATACGGAGCTTTACATCAGACGAGGAGGCAGTGGGGAGGTTAATAGTGAACATGAAGTGGTTAACATGGAATGCAAAAGGAGTTCGAGTGAAGAGAAGAAAATCCAGGTCAATGACATTCTTCAACCTTTATCAAACGAAGAAAACCCTCCTCAGAGAGTTCTGACGAAGGGAATCGCTGGCATTGGAAAATCTGTCGCTGTGCAGAAGTTCACTCACGACTGGGCAACAGGAAAAGCCAACCAAACTACTGATTTCATATTTCCATTCACATTCAGAGACTTGAATTTAATTAAAGATAAGGATTGGAGTCTTGTGACATTAATAGGTCACTATTTTGACGAAGTGAAGGATTTGGAAGAGGCAGACTACAGCGAATCAAGTGTTTTGTTCATCTTCAACGGCCTGGACGAAAGCCAATTACCTCTGGACTTCAACAACAATGAGACGTGCCGCGATGTTACAAAGACCACAACATTAGACGTCCTGCTGACCAACTTAATCTCAGGGAAACTGCTGCACAAAGCCTCAGTCTGGATCACAAGTAGACCAGCTGCAGCCGCTAAGATTCCTCCTGAGATCTTCCACAGGGTGACCGAGGTACGAGGCTTTAATGATgagcagaaggaggagtactttcAGAAGAAAGTAAGTAACCAGGATATGGCTCAGAAGATCTCTGATCATCTTCAGTCAAAGACGCAAAGAAGTCTGtacatcatgtgccacatcccagtcttctggtGGATTTCAGCCACGGCTCTCCAGAGTCTCCTAacagaaacagaagaagaagagttgcCCAAGACTGTGACTGAAATGTACACACACTTCCTGATCATCCAGACAAAGCTGAAGGAATATCAAGAAGGTGAAACAGACAAAGATGTGATCATGAAATTTGGAAAGCTGGCATTTGAACAGCTTCAGAAGGGCAACATACTCTTCAATGAAATTGAGTTTAAAAGTTGTGGAATTGATCTGAAACAAGCTGCAGTTAATTCAGGAGTTTGTACACAGATCATAAGAAAAGAATCTGGTCTTCACAAACAAGAGATTTACTCCTTCATTCATTtaagtgttcaggagtttctggcagCTCTGTATGTGTTAGAGACTTTCTTAGATAGAGGAGAAAATCTGCTTTCCAGCCAGACAAGTGTGAAAGTGCCATCAGAGAAAGTTCAACATcccatcttcctcctcctccagaaCGCAGTGGATATGGCTTTGGTCAGCAATAATGGACAATGGGACTTGTTCCTGCGCTTCCTGCTCGGTCTGTCACAGGATAAAAATCAGGAGCTTCTTCAGAAACAAGTTGGATTCAAAGGAAGATGTCCACAGAGCAACCAGGAGACAATCAATTTAATTCACGAGAAGATCAAGAAAATGTCAAACAGCGACAACAGCATCAacctgttccactgtttaaATGAGTTGGGTGACCAGTCTCTGGTAAAGCAAGTCCAAAAGTACCAGAGTTCAGGAGATTTTGGTAAACTCTTACCTGAACATTGGTCAGCTCTGGCCTTTCAGCTGCTCGTTTCCAATTAA